In Phreatobacter stygius, a genomic segment contains:
- a CDS encoding acetolactate synthase large subunit encodes MNGAESLVRTLIAGGVDTCFANPGTSEMHFVAALDRVGGMRCVLSLFEGVVSGAADGYGRMADKPAATLLHLGPGLGNALANLHNARKANTPIVNIVGEHATHHRQYDAPLTADVEGVARPMSGWVKTSMDARSVAGDGAEAITAALTSPGQIATLILPADTAWNLADGPAPVAKAPDRSKVSDSAVLEAVEALRSGEPVLLLVGGRALRANPLKIASAIGQATGAHLIAPTSNGRVERGAGRSPVSRIFYPIKQALTQLERYRHVILVGAKTPVAFFAYPDTPSLVMPEGCAEHVLAEPQDDIEDALTRLAEAVKAPLGGAVIQQAGRPSLPTGAITPDTVGAVIGALLPENAIIVDEAINSAGTTYAQTAGCPPHDWLALTGGSIGIGLPMATGAAVACPDRRVVALQADGSGMYTLQALWTHARENLNITTIIFANNAYQSLDIELRNVGALNPGRIALDMLDIGRPDLDWVKLAEGMGVEAARADTLEELIDLFKASLARPGPFLIQVPI; translated from the coding sequence ATGAACGGCGCCGAGAGCCTGGTGAGAACGCTGATCGCGGGCGGGGTCGATACCTGTTTCGCCAACCCCGGTACCTCGGAGATGCATTTCGTCGCCGCGCTCGACCGCGTCGGCGGCATGCGCTGCGTGCTGTCCCTGTTCGAGGGCGTCGTCTCCGGCGCGGCCGATGGTTATGGCCGGATGGCCGATAAGCCGGCTGCGACGCTGCTGCATCTCGGCCCCGGTCTCGGCAATGCGCTGGCCAACCTGCACAATGCCCGCAAGGCCAATACGCCGATCGTCAATATCGTCGGCGAACATGCCACCCATCACCGCCAATATGACGCGCCGCTGACCGCCGATGTCGAAGGCGTCGCTCGCCCGATGTCGGGCTGGGTCAAGACCTCGATGGATGCCCGTTCGGTGGCCGGCGACGGCGCCGAGGCGATCACCGCCGCGCTGACGTCGCCAGGCCAGATCGCCACCCTGATCCTGCCGGCCGATACCGCCTGGAACCTCGCCGACGGCCCGGCCCCGGTGGCCAAGGCCCCGGACCGGTCCAAGGTTTCCGACAGCGCCGTGCTGGAGGCCGTCGAGGCGCTGCGCTCCGGCGAGCCGGTGCTGCTTTTGGTCGGCGGCCGGGCCTTGCGGGCGAACCCGCTGAAGATCGCCAGCGCCATCGGCCAGGCGACCGGCGCCCATTTGATCGCGCCGACCTCCAACGGCCGGGTCGAGCGCGGCGCCGGCCGCTCGCCGGTCAGCCGGATCTTCTATCCGATCAAGCAGGCGCTGACCCAGCTCGAGCGCTATCGCCATGTCATCTTGGTTGGCGCCAAGACGCCGGTCGCCTTCTTCGCCTATCCGGACACGCCGAGCCTGGTCATGCCCGAGGGCTGCGCCGAGCATGTGCTGGCCGAACCGCAGGACGATATCGAGGACGCGCTGACGCGGCTCGCCGAAGCGGTCAAGGCGCCGCTCGGCGGCGCCGTCATCCAGCAGGCCGGGCGGCCGTCCCTGCCGACCGGTGCGATCACGCCTGATACGGTTGGCGCCGTCATCGGCGCGCTGCTGCCGGAAAACGCCATCATCGTCGACGAGGCGATCAACTCCGCCGGCACCACCTATGCCCAGACCGCCGGCTGCCCGCCGCATGACTGGCTGGCCTTGACCGGCGGTTCGATCGGCATTGGCCTGCCCATGGCCACCGGCGCGGCGGTGGCCTGTCCCGACCGCCGGGTGGTTGCGCTGCAGGCCGACGGCAGCGGCATGTACACGTTGCAGGCACTGTGGACCCATGCCCGCGAGAACCTGAACATCACCACCATCATCTTCGCCAACAACGCCTATCAGAGCCTCGATATCGAGCTGAGGAATGTCGGCGCGCTCAATCCCGGCCGCATCGCGCTCGACATGCTCGACATCGGCCGGCCCGATCTCGACTGGGTCAAGCTTGCCGAGGGCATGGGCGTGGAAGCCGCGCGCGCCGATACGCTCGAGGAACTGATCGATCTGTTCAAGGCGAGCCTCGCGCGTCCCGGGCCGTTCCTGATCCAAGTTCCGATCTGA
- a CDS encoding TetR/AcrR family transcriptional regulator, which translates to MAPGRAGAATARTRAKAAKARPDPPGLSREQIVETALRLIDEAGLDGFSLREVARLLGVYPTALYWHLPGGRNTLLAEAAAAALGDVAQPFRTGDDWAEWIRGLFQRYRDNLRRHPNVAPLLGAQLVSNAGVNPQLVEQVLAALEAAGFAGDRLVDAYNAVIAAMLGYVTLELAPKPSDDPTGWASAFEGKIRSLSPSDYPRLTGNLDRLANRAFIVRWQGGVEVPLTSGFDFYVEAFIAGLRAQIPD; encoded by the coding sequence ATGGCCCCTGGTCGCGCCGGCGCGGCGACGGCGAGAACCCGTGCTAAGGCCGCGAAAGCGCGCCCTGACCCGCCGGGCCTCAGCCGCGAGCAAATCGTCGAGACCGCGCTCCGGTTGATTGACGAGGCCGGCCTCGACGGCTTCAGCCTGCGCGAGGTGGCTCGCCTGCTCGGCGTCTATCCGACCGCGCTCTATTGGCATTTGCCCGGCGGCCGCAACACGTTGCTGGCGGAGGCTGCGGCGGCAGCGCTCGGCGATGTCGCCCAGCCGTTCCGCACCGGCGACGACTGGGCCGAATGGATCCGCGGCCTGTTCCAGCGCTACCGCGACAATCTCAGGCGCCACCCCAATGTCGCGCCGCTGCTCGGCGCGCAGCTCGTCTCCAATGCCGGGGTCAATCCGCAACTGGTCGAGCAGGTTCTGGCGGCCCTGGAAGCCGCGGGTTTTGCCGGCGACAGACTTGTCGACGCCTATAACGCGGTCATCGCCGCCATGCTCGGTTATGTCACGCTCGAGCTCGCCCCCAAGCCGAGCGATGACCCGACCGGCTGGGCGAGCGCGTTCGAAGGCAAGATCCGTTCGCTGTCGCCCAGCGACTACCCGCGGCTGACCGGCAATCTCGACAGGCTCGCCAACCGCGCCTTCATCGTGCGCTGGCAAGGCGGCGTCGAGGTGCCGCTCACCTCAGGCTTCGATTTCTATGTCGAAGCCTTCATTGCCGGATTGCGTGCGCAGATCCCGGACTAG